The proteins below come from a single Stomoxys calcitrans chromosome 1, idStoCalc2.1, whole genome shotgun sequence genomic window:
- the LOC131995808 gene encoding uncharacterized protein LOC131995808: MVLTRQGSRQQSEMENDVPVSTSGADTRPMAENTAVTASTAIHSSAALTTTTTSSIAPHVSSDVSFNSDVLNNTVISPAFASRTAQGIRRDFRRENMEFQMEPGYGDGIHEMIASVGVAQAQLMRSVEEIMQLGSALNQRMDSVRHSIPPIAALQPPPSMPRPDVHVRAEHQGMPPPPRFDQARESGQWPGFRNPPPLTGPGTANRPAPNNNAYIHERFNRDVTQPPEAFYWQSSQNTPYSYIPSPGPRMDLQKWGIKFDGSGKTMDAEDFVFRVESMRQDYVYPFEALVKNFPQLLDGTALDWYWQQRRIAPFQSWDDLKNAFLCQFRRFESEFQIQKRIMDRRQQPQESFEDFFNAVVKLRNQQRFPYSERDLVEIMKGNLKSALAALIFPIKLRGLNHFRQEVKRAESMLANQRQAYQQRSFQAPRVHELYYEEANMETVHEAVNLEVDALKDTTKYTCWNCRKSGHSYIECPVPMGRVFCFRCGKEGVVTPKCPKCQGNLTRSAPRTAEARSTQTEIPQQ, encoded by the coding sequence ATGGTATTGACCAGGCAAGGAAGTAGGCAACAGTCGGAGATGGAGAACGACGTTCCAGTTTCCACATCGGGAGCAGACACTCGTCCGATGGCAGAAAACACCGCTGTGACCGCTTCGACCGCAATCCATAGCAGCGCCGCTCTAACCACCACGACAACATCGTCTATAGCACCACATGTATCAAGTGACGTGTCATTTAATTCTGATGTCCTAAACAATACAGTGATTTCACCCGCCTTCGCTAGCCGGACAGCGCAAGGCATACGCAGAGACTTCCGAAGAGAGAACATGGAGTTCCAGATGGAACCAGGATATGGTGATGGCATACACGAAATGATCGCATCCGTTGGCGTAGCTCAAGCGCAGTTGATGAGGAGCGTGGAGGAAATAATGCAATTGGGGAGTGCATTAAACCAGCGAATGGATAGTGTAAGGCACAGTATTCCGCCCATAGCGGCACTTCAGCCTCCTCCGAGTATGCCTAGACCAGATGTTCACGTCAGAGCAGAGCACCAAGGTATGCCGCCACCACCAAGATTTGACCAAGCTAGGGAGTCCGGCCAGTGGCCAGGTTTCCGCAATCCACCACCTTTGACGGGGCCAGGAACAGCAAATAGGCCAGCACCCAACAACAATGCTTATATACATGAGCGCTTCAATCGCGATGTAACGCAACCACCGGAAGCTTTTTACTGGCAGTCTTCACAAAATACGCCTTATTCATATATACCATCCCCAGGTCCAAGAATGGATTTGCAGAAATGGGGAATAAAGTTTGACGGCAGCGGCAAAACGATGGATGCCGAAGACTTCGTGTTCCGAGTAGAATCAATGAGGCAGGATTATGTATATCCTTTCGAAGCGTTGGTTAAGAATTTTCCACAACTGCTAGATGGAACCGCTTTAGATTGGTACTGGCAGCAgcgaagaattgcgcctttccAAAGCTGGGATGATCTGAAAAATGCCTTTTTGTGCCAATTTAGACGATTCGAGAGCGAATTTCAGATTCAAAAAAGAATTATGGACCGCCGTCAACAACCACAAGAATCGTTTGAAGATTTCTTCAATGCTGTTGTGAAACTTAGGAATCAGCAGAGATTTCCGTATTCTGAACGTGACCTAGTGGAGATAATGAAAGGCAATTTGAAATCTGCCTTGGCAGCTCTGATTTTTCCCATAAAACTCCGTGGCTTGAACCACTTCAGACAGGAAGTAAAGCGTGCAGAAAGCATGTTAGCTAACCAGCGGCAAGCCTACCAACAAAGGTCTTTTCAAGCTCCAAGAGTGCATGAGCTCTACTACGAAGAAGCAAATATGGAGACGGTGCATGAAGCGGTGAACCTAGAGGTGGACGCCTTGAAAGACACTACCAAATACACCTGCTGGAATTGTCGgaagtcgggtcacagctacatAGAGTGTCCTGTACCCATGGGTCGAGTTTTCTGCTTTCGATGTGGTAAAGAGGGAGTTGTTACACCAAAGTGTCCTAAGTGTCAGGGAAACTTGACACGGAGCGCGCCTCGTACTGCGGAAGCGCGTTCCACACAGACAGAGATCCCGCAGCAGTAA